The Candidatus Omnitrophota bacterium genome includes a window with the following:
- a CDS encoding cobalamin-dependent protein (Presence of a B(12) (cobalamin)-binding domain implies dependence on cobalamin itself, in one of its several forms, or in some unusual lineages, dependence on a cobalamin-like analog.) — MKQLDILFLHPNAAHKIYQDLSKDFSAIEPPIWAGMLANHCRIKGFSVDLLDCEALHLEDDQAASMIKERNPRVVCFVVYGQQPSASSQNMEGAVPLAEAVKRLNPEIKILFVGGHIAALPREVLERHACVDFVCQNEGVYTISTLLQTDLASRLDKVLGLGYRQDGGVILNPPSPIVAKPDLPSDLPGVAWDLLPMKNYRTALWHALPNNSQRQPFAALYTSLGCPMKCSFCMINIINRQDNEYSDGSAVFRYWDPEFIIRDFDTFAEMGITNIKIADELFVLNANHFMKLCELIIQRGHKFNIWCYSRVDTVKEPYLETLKKAGVNYLALGIESGNTRVRKDVTKGRFEDVDIRGIVKKIRDHGINVAANYIFGLPEDDYDSMQQTLDLSLELCTEMANFYSAMAYPGSPLHGIAIKEGWKLPETYAGFSQHSYHTQPLPTKRLSASQVLGFRDKAWLAYHTNPKFLDLLKRKFGQVAADETLRSTQIKLKRKLLEEQPVP; from the coding sequence ATGAAACAACTCGACATCTTATTCCTTCATCCCAACGCGGCCCATAAGATCTATCAGGATCTGAGCAAGGATTTTTCCGCCATCGAGCCGCCGATCTGGGCGGGGATGCTGGCGAACCATTGCCGCATCAAGGGATTCAGCGTGGACCTCTTGGACTGCGAAGCCCTGCATCTCGAAGATGACCAGGCCGCGTCCATGATCAAGGAGCGCAACCCGCGCGTGGTCTGCTTTGTCGTTTACGGCCAGCAGCCGTCGGCCAGTTCCCAGAATATGGAGGGCGCGGTTCCCCTTGCGGAAGCGGTCAAGCGGCTCAATCCCGAAATCAAGATTTTGTTTGTCGGAGGCCACATCGCCGCCCTGCCGCGCGAGGTTCTGGAGCGCCATGCCTGCGTGGATTTTGTCTGTCAGAACGAGGGCGTTTACACGATCTCCACCCTTTTGCAGACGGACCTGGCGAGCCGCCTGGACAAGGTCCTGGGCCTGGGATACCGTCAGGACGGCGGGGTCATCCTCAATCCCCCGTCGCCGATCGTGGCCAAGCCGGATCTGCCGAGCGACCTGCCGGGCGTGGCGTGGGATCTTTTGCCGATGAAGAATTACCGCACGGCCCTCTGGCACGCCCTTCCCAACAACAGCCAGCGGCAGCCGTTCGCCGCGCTTTATACCAGTCTGGGCTGCCCGATGAAGTGTTCGTTCTGCATGATCAACATCATCAACCGCCAGGACAACGAATACTCCGACGGCAGCGCGGTCTTCCGGTACTGGGACCCCGAATTCATCATCCGCGATTTCGACACCTTCGCCGAGATGGGGATCACCAACATCAAGATCGCCGACGAACTTTTTGTCCTCAACGCCAACCATTTCATGAAGCTTTGCGAGCTCATCATCCAGCGCGGACATAAATTCAACATCTGGTGCTATTCCCGGGTGGACACGGTCAAAGAGCCCTACCTGGAGACCCTGAAAAAGGCCGGGGTGAATTACCTCGCCCTCGGCATCGAGAGCGGCAACACCCGGGTCCGCAAAGACGTGACCAAGGGCCGTTTTGAGGACGTGGACATCCGCGGCATCGTCAAAAAGATCCGCGACCACGGGATCAACGTCGCGGCCAATTACATCTTCGGCCTTCCGGAAGACGATTATGACAGCATGCAGCAGACCCTGGACCTGTCCCTGGAGCTCTGCACCGAGATGGCGAATTTCTATTCGGCCATGGCCTATCCGGGGAGCCCCTTGCACGGCATCGCCATAAAGGAAGGATGGAAACTGCCCGAGACCTACGCCGGATTTTCCCAGCATTCCTATCACACCCAGCCGCTGCCGACGAAGCGCCTGTCGGCCAGTCAGGTCCTGGGTTTCCGCGACAAGGCGTGGCTGGCGTATCACACCAACCCGAAATTCCTCGACCTTCTCAAGCGCAAGTTCGGGCAGGTCGCGGCGGACGAGACCCTTCGATCCACGCAGATCAAACTCAAACGGAAACTTTTAGAGGAGCAACCGGTCCCATGA
- a CDS encoding NAD(P)-dependent oxidoreductase: MKILVTGAAGYLGSVLVPRLLQEGHEVVALDNFMYNQSSLLDCCHDEKLTIVRGDTRDRGLMEKFLKKTDAIFPLACLTGAPLCARDPVGAQTILLDAVKMIIELTGKGQVIIFPTTNSGYGVGEKGKFCTEKTPLRPISLYGKLKVDAENAILASGRGITLRLATAFGVSPRMRLDLLVNDFTYRAVYDRFVVLFEPHFKRNYIHVRDVAKAFIHALNRFDKMKGEPYNVGLSDANLSKMELCQEIKKHVPEFYFVESKIGEDPDKRDYIVSNEKIEKTGFKPDVSLSAGIKELVKGYQVIKRNQYANI, encoded by the coding sequence ATGAAGATTCTCGTGACAGGGGCAGCCGGGTATCTGGGGTCGGTCCTGGTGCCGCGGCTTTTGCAGGAGGGGCACGAGGTCGTGGCCCTGGACAACTTTATGTATAACCAGTCCTCGCTGCTGGATTGTTGTCATGATGAGAAATTGACGATCGTCCGGGGAGACACCCGGGACAGAGGGCTGATGGAAAAGTTTTTGAAAAAAACCGACGCGATTTTTCCCCTGGCCTGCCTGACCGGAGCGCCGCTTTGCGCCAGGGACCCGGTCGGCGCCCAGACGATCCTGCTGGACGCGGTGAAGATGATCATTGAATTGACAGGCAAGGGACAGGTCATTATTTTCCCGACGACCAACAGCGGTTACGGCGTGGGGGAGAAGGGGAAGTTCTGCACGGAGAAAACCCCCTTGCGCCCGATCTCGCTTTACGGCAAGCTCAAAGTGGACGCGGAGAACGCGATCCTGGCGTCCGGCCGGGGCATCACCCTCCGGCTCGCCACGGCGTTCGGTGTCAGCCCGCGGATGCGGCTGGACCTCCTGGTCAACGACTTCACGTACCGTGCGGTTTACGACCGTTTTGTCGTGCTGTTCGAGCCCCATTTCAAGCGCAATTACATCCATGTCCGCGACGTGGCCAAGGCGTTTATCCACGCCCTTAACCGTTTTGACAAGATGAAGGGTGAACCTTACAACGTGGGCCTGAGCGACGCCAACTTGAGCAAAATGGAGCTTTGCCAGGAGATCAAAAAGCACGTCCCGGAGTTTTATTTCGTCGAGTCCAAGATCGGCGAGGACCCGGACAAGCGCGATTATATCGTCAGCAACGAGAAGATCGAAAAGACCGGGTTCAAGCCGGATGTCTCGCTGTCCGCCGGGATCAAGGAATTGGTTAAAGGATATCAGGTTATTAAACGGAATCAGTATGCAAACATATAG
- a CDS encoding GDP-L-fucose synthase gives MKKSSRILIVGHNDIVEKSLAAYCWNHGYTQIFSSAQVNLNVLDLYQVRDFFKEQKPDYVFLSSWRSGGIEANQKLAAEFIYENLVCQNNVIHSAYQSGVKKLLFISSSCVYPQRCRQPMRESSLFTGPLESTSEPYAVAKIAGMTMCRAYRKQYGFNAIVLVPATIYGPQSDTDLTTAHVMGALIGKFHEAVQKKQNQVVIWGSGRPRREFLYVEDFVEAAVFLMESHDSDEIINVGCGHDVSIRELAKMVAKAVGFRGRIVFDRSKPDGVKRKLLDISRMAKLGWSVKTDLNTGIAKTYEGYQRRVSEDYRL, from the coding sequence ATGAAAAAATCATCGCGCATTCTCATTGTCGGCCATAACGATATCGTCGAAAAGTCCCTCGCGGCGTATTGCTGGAATCACGGCTACACGCAGATTTTTTCCTCCGCTCAGGTCAATCTCAATGTCCTTGATCTTTACCAGGTCCGGGATTTTTTCAAGGAACAGAAGCCGGATTACGTCTTTTTGTCATCGTGGCGCTCGGGCGGCATTGAGGCCAACCAGAAACTCGCGGCCGAGTTCATTTACGAGAACCTGGTTTGCCAGAACAACGTGATCCATTCGGCGTATCAGAGCGGCGTCAAGAAGCTCTTGTTCATCAGCAGTTCCTGTGTTTATCCCCAGAGGTGCCGGCAGCCGATGCGGGAAAGCAGCCTGTTCACCGGGCCGCTGGAGTCCACCAGCGAGCCTTATGCCGTGGCCAAGATCGCCGGGATGACGATGTGCCGGGCCTACCGGAAACAGTATGGGTTCAATGCGATCGTCCTGGTCCCTGCCACCATTTACGGCCCGCAGAGCGACACGGATTTGACCACGGCCCACGTGATGGGGGCGCTCATCGGCAAGTTCCATGAGGCGGTCCAGAAAAAGCAGAACCAGGTGGTGATCTGGGGTTCGGGCCGTCCCCGGAGGGAATTCCTGTACGTTGAAGATTTCGTGGAGGCGGCGGTTTTCCTGATGGAAAGCCATGACAGCGATGAGATCATCAATGTCGGCTGCGGCCATGACGTGAGCATCCGGGAACTGGCCAAGATGGTCGCGAAGGCCGTGGGGTTCCGGGGGCGGATCGTTTTTGACCGGTCCAAGCCGGACGGTGTGAAGCGCAAACTTCTCGACATCAGCCGGATGGCCAAGCTGGGCTGGTCGGTCAAAACGGACCTGAACACGGGGATCGCAAAGACCTATGAAGGTTATCAGCGCCGCGTGAGCGAAGATTATCGATTGTAA
- a CDS encoding thiamine pyrophosphate-dependent enzyme: MTTKAPEMLTKEDLENFEKEIAEIFATGAIRAPVHLRAGREDQLIKIFRDNKIGPEDYVFGYWDSHELALLKGVPRETVKQAILDGKSISLCFPEHKVLCSGIAGSLMGTATGVAWALKRQNQKGHVYLFCGDMSAETGIFHEAVKYACNFDLPVTFVVCDNDLSVMTPTRETWGSPEPWFKDTRFEKKIIYFRYTNGYPHSGLGKLIKF, from the coding sequence ATGACCACAAAGGCCCCGGAGATGCTGACCAAGGAAGACCTGGAAAATTTTGAAAAGGAAATCGCCGAGATTTTTGCGACCGGCGCCATCCGCGCCCCCGTCCATCTGCGGGCCGGGCGCGAGGACCAGCTGATCAAGATTTTCCGCGACAACAAGATCGGGCCGGAGGACTATGTCTTCGGGTACTGGGATTCCCATGAGCTGGCCCTTTTGAAGGGCGTCCCTCGGGAGACCGTGAAGCAGGCCATCCTCGATGGGAAAAGCATCTCCCTGTGTTTTCCTGAGCACAAAGTGCTTTGCTCCGGTATCGCCGGCAGCCTGATGGGCACGGCCACGGGCGTGGCCTGGGCGCTCAAGCGGCAGAACCAGAAGGGGCATGTTTACCTTTTTTGCGGGGACATGTCGGCCGAGACCGGCATCTTTCACGAGGCCGTCAAATACGCCTGCAATTTTGATCTGCCTGTGACGTTTGTTGTCTGTGACAACGACCTGAGCGTCATGACCCCCACGCGGGAAACCTGGGGGTCTCCGGAGCCGTGGTTCAAGGACACCAGATTTGAGAAGAAGATCATTTATTTCCGTTACACCAACGGTTATCCCCATTCGGGATTGGGGAAATTGATTAAATTCTAA
- a CDS encoding SDR family oxidoreductase, producing MAERRKVVVITGGAGFLGSHLCDRFLAEGNKVICVDNLITGSEDNIRHHRRNRNFRFVRHDVSKPFNISGPVDAILHFASPASPVDYLTHPIPTLKVGSLGTHNTLGLAKLKKSRFLLASTSEVYGDPQVHPQKETYWGHVNPIGPRGVYDEAKRFAEAMTMAYHRYHGVDIRIIRIFNTYGPRMRLKDGRVVPNFIDQALHGQPLTVYGSGKQTRSFCYYSDLVEGIARMLRGRITGPVNLGNSSEFTILEFAKLVLKISGARSKIVFRPLPTDDPKQRRPDSALARKALKWQPKVRLEDGLQETLAWFHAKLGCCSSCKCCE from the coding sequence ATGGCTGAACGCAGGAAAGTCGTTGTGATCACCGGCGGGGCCGGATTTTTAGGGAGCCATCTGTGCGACCGTTTTCTGGCGGAAGGGAACAAGGTGATCTGCGTGGACAATCTGATCACCGGTTCCGAGGACAATATCCGCCATCACCGCCGCAACAGAAATTTCAGATTCGTCCGGCATGATGTTTCAAAGCCATTCAATATCTCGGGCCCGGTGGACGCGATCCTGCATTTCGCCTCACCGGCCAGCCCGGTGGATTACCTGACCCATCCGATCCCGACGCTGAAGGTCGGGTCTTTGGGCACGCACAATACGCTGGGGTTGGCCAAGCTGAAGAAGTCCCGCTTCTTGCTGGCGTCCACGTCGGAAGTGTACGGGGACCCCCAGGTCCATCCGCAGAAAGAGACCTATTGGGGGCATGTCAACCCGATCGGCCCCCGGGGCGTTTATGACGAGGCCAAACGGTTCGCCGAGGCCATGACCATGGCCTATCACCGGTACCACGGGGTGGACATCCGGATCATCCGGATCTTCAACACCTACGGCCCGCGTATGCGGCTCAAGGACGGCCGTGTCGTGCCGAACTTTATCGACCAGGCCCTCCATGGCCAGCCGTTGACGGTTTACGGCAGCGGAAAGCAGACCCGGTCCTTTTGCTATTATTCCGACCTGGTGGAGGGGATCGCGCGCATGTTGCGCGGCCGGATCACGGGGCCGGTCAATCTCGGGAATTCCTCGGAATTCACGATCCTGGAGTTTGCCAAACTGGTGCTGAAAATTTCCGGCGCCAGGAGCAAGATCGTCTTCCGCCCGCTTCCGACCGACGACCCCAAACAGCGGCGGCCGGACAGTGCGCTGGCGCGTAAGGCCCTCAAATGGCAGCCTAAGGTCAGGCTGGAGGACGGCCTGCAGGAAACCCTGGCCTGGTTTCATGCCAAGCTGGGTTGCTGCTCTTCGTGCAAATGTTGCGAATAA
- a CDS encoding nucleotide sugar dehydrogenase — MLNILKKKIQTKKARVAVIGLGYVGLPLAVNFAKAGFKVYGLDKDADRVEKVRAKKSYILDISSREIAAVVANGKLEATMDFEVLRSVDAIVICVPTPLKRKYTPDPSFIVDSVRTIAKYLKKGTLIVLESTTYPGTTEELIKPELEKSGMKAERDFFLAFSPERIDPGNKSYDVTRIPKLVGGLTPASGQAAKLFYEKIIKKVHLVSSAKAAEMTKLLENTFRIINIGWINEVAVMCHRLGIDVWEVIDAAKTKPFGFMPFYPGLGVGGHCIPDDPLYLYWKVKQYGFSSKYIKLSADTNADMPKYAVGRVGELLKARGKALAGARILVMGVTYKKDVKDLRKSPSLTLIEILKKEKCRVDYHDPVIPYLHIGTIYQDSVPLTRATVSRYDCVFIATDHTAVDYKLLLSSARMIFDVRNVYKGVISKKVFKL; from the coding sequence ATGCTGAATATCCTGAAGAAAAAAATCCAGACCAAAAAAGCCCGCGTGGCCGTGATCGGCCTGGGGTATGTCGGCTTGCCGCTGGCGGTGAATTTTGCCAAGGCCGGTTTTAAGGTTTACGGCCTTGACAAGGATGCCGACCGCGTCGAAAAAGTCAGGGCTAAGAAAAGCTACATCCTTGACATTTCTTCCAGGGAGATCGCGGCGGTCGTTGCCAACGGAAAGCTGGAGGCGACGATGGATTTTGAGGTCCTGAGGTCGGTGGACGCCATCGTGATCTGCGTCCCGACGCCGCTCAAGCGGAAATATACGCCGGATCCGTCTTTTATCGTGGATTCCGTCCGCACCATCGCCAAATATTTGAAAAAGGGGACCCTGATCGTCCTGGAAAGCACCACGTATCCGGGGACAACGGAAGAGCTCATCAAGCCGGAACTGGAAAAATCCGGAATGAAGGCGGAGCGGGATTTCTTCCTGGCGTTCTCTCCCGAACGCATCGATCCGGGCAATAAAAGTTATGACGTGACCCGCATCCCCAAGCTGGTCGGCGGATTGACCCCGGCTTCGGGGCAGGCGGCAAAACTTTTTTACGAAAAGATCATTAAGAAGGTGCATCTGGTGTCGTCGGCCAAGGCCGCGGAGATGACGAAACTGCTGGAGAACACCTTCCGCATCATCAATATCGGCTGGATCAACGAAGTGGCGGTCATGTGCCACCGGCTGGGGATCGATGTCTGGGAAGTGATCGACGCGGCCAAGACCAAGCCGTTCGGCTTTATGCCGTTCTATCCGGGGCTGGGCGTCGGGGGGCATTGCATTCCGGACGATCCGCTCTACCTCTACTGGAAGGTCAAGCAGTACGGGTTCAGCTCGAAATACATCAAGCTTTCCGCCGACACAAACGCCGACATGCCGAAATACGCCGTCGGCCGCGTCGGGGAACTCCTGAAGGCCAGGGGCAAGGCGCTGGCCGGCGCGCGAATTTTGGTGATGGGTGTCACGTATAAAAAGGACGTTAAGGACCTGCGCAAGTCGCCGTCCCTGACCCTGATAGAGATCCTGAAAAAGGAAAAATGCCGGGTGGACTATCATGACCCGGTCATTCCGTATCTCCACATCGGGACGATTTATCAGGATTCGGTGCCGCTGACCCGCGCGACCGTTTCCCGCTATGATTGCGTCTTTATCGCCACGGACCACACGGCGGTGGATTACAAACTGCTGTTGTCGTCGGCCCGGATGATTTTTGACGTTCGCAACGTGTATAAAGGCGTTATCAGCAAGAAGGTCTTTAAACTGTAA
- a CDS encoding UDP-glucose/GDP-mannose dehydrogenase family protein produces MNIAIVGSGYVGLVTGVCLSAIGHRVICVDNDSEKIKKLKKGLIPIYEPGLPELLRQQVKKRKLSFSVSVAEAAKKSEVIFIAVGTPSKKNGEADLTYVENVAREVAVHMDSYKLIVEKSTVPAETGKRIERTIQLNLPKKFRNKNSLSFDVASNPEFLREGSAIQDFMKPDRVVIGVESPRAERLLREIYKPLKAPVVVTNINSAEMIKHASNSFLATKISFINSISQICDRVGADVLKVAEGMGFDRRIGRSFLDAGIGYGGSCFPKDVDAFIRLSEKNGYHFGLLKEVRNVNEDQKASFVRLIEDKLWNIKDKTIGILGLAFKSNTDDMRNAPSLDIIAALHREGARLKAYDPQGMSNAKKMLKGVAFCADAYALAKGCDCLLFLTEWGEFKTLNFGKIRGTMRQAVIFDGRNMLNPDSMRKLGFEYYGIGRGI; encoded by the coding sequence ATGAACATCGCAATCGTCGGTTCTGGATATGTCGGCCTGGTGACGGGGGTCTGCCTCTCGGCCATCGGCCACCGGGTGATCTGCGTCGATAATGACTCAGAGAAAATCAAGAAGCTGAAGAAGGGCCTCATCCCGATTTATGAGCCCGGCCTGCCGGAGCTTCTCCGCCAGCAGGTCAAAAAGCGGAAATTGTCGTTCTCGGTCTCGGTCGCGGAGGCCGCGAAAAAGAGCGAGGTGATCTTCATCGCTGTGGGGACCCCGTCCAAGAAAAACGGCGAGGCCGACCTGACCTATGTCGAGAACGTCGCCCGCGAGGTCGCGGTGCACATGGATTCTTACAAGCTGATCGTGGAAAAATCCACGGTGCCGGCGGAGACGGGCAAAAGGATCGAACGGACCATCCAGCTCAATCTGCCCAAGAAATTCCGGAACAAGAACAGCCTGAGTTTCGACGTGGCGTCCAACCCCGAATTCCTCCGGGAGGGATCGGCGATCCAGGATTTCATGAAGCCGGACCGGGTCGTGATCGGCGTCGAGTCGCCGCGCGCGGAACGGCTCCTGCGCGAGATCTACAAGCCGCTCAAGGCGCCGGTGGTCGTCACCAACATCAACTCCGCCGAGATGATCAAACACGCCTCCAATTCGTTTCTGGCCACAAAGATTTCTTTCATCAACTCGATCTCCCAGATCTGCGACCGCGTGGGCGCGGATGTCTTGAAGGTCGCCGAAGGCATGGGATTCGACCGCCGCATCGGCCGCAGTTTTCTGGACGCCGGTATCGGGTACGGCGGGAGCTGTTTTCCTAAGGACGTGGACGCCTTCATCCGTTTGAGCGAGAAGAACGGCTACCATTTTGGCCTTCTCAAGGAGGTCCGCAACGTCAATGAAGACCAGAAGGCCTCGTTTGTCCGGCTGATCGAGGACAAATTGTGGAACATCAAGGACAAGACGATCGGCATCCTGGGGCTGGCCTTCAAATCCAACACGGACGACATGCGCAACGCCCCGTCGCTGGACATCATCGCCGCCCTGCATCGGGAAGGCGCCCGGCTCAAGGCCTATGATCCCCAGGGCATGTCCAACGCGAAAAAAATGCTTAAGGGCGTGGCGTTCTGCGCCGATGCCTATGCCCTGGCCAAGGGGTGCGACTGCCTGTTGTTCCTGACGGAATGGGGGGAGTTTAAAACCTTGAATTTCGGGAAGATCCGCGGGACAATGCGGCAGGCCGTCATTTTTGACGGGAGAAATATGCTCAACCCGGATTCTATGCGCAAGCTCGGGTTTGAATATTACGGGATCGGGCGCGGGATTTAG
- the lptD gene encoding LPS assembly protein LptD encodes MRIHFLAFSLAVLLPASFAAAEDPFQEASAVEINGDRVEFMTEQNKVVAEGNVSIVKGEVTLTADRIEFDRGTNIATAIGNVTLLREGGRMTGDKMRFDYNTMKGDFEDAKIVFPPFYGTGRKISKVGENHLQMENASLTTCDHDKPHYRLLSRKVDVYPGDKAQARNVRLLFGKTPFLFIPKYTQSLKDEKPRFMFTPGYDKDWGAFVLTQWRYYLADDVRGTIHVDYRERKDLATGIDLDYKTQKYGSGIIRTYYMNERDLVGAKHFFEERTLPTVERERFRGEWRHKWDINEKTNAIWQYYKLSDSEFLKDYFKREYEDDANPQTYFLLTRSLEAGTLSFRTDARVNRFESKVERLPEVGYDLANIRVGSTGFYFWNSSLFSNLTKKDASPSEIRQETMRMHTDQRLSYPFKLSIFEITPFAGGRGTYYSKTKDPSQYDVLRGQFNTGADLSTKFFRIYEAHTNLWGLDINRLRHVFTPSAAYLYEHDPTIPASQLDQYDGIDAYTRGHTIVFGFENKLQTKRDKKSVDLARILVETDFRLKEDPGKGGFNDIRSKIDVTPYQWLSLYADSTYDTIEEHLETANFDLALRDPKDKWYAMIGKRFNINVDDQITTEFGYKINPKWKLKIYERVDVNRGTWKEQEYAIQRDLHDWTMEINFNDTRGQGSEIWVVFTLKAFPDLGFDFGTNFNRRKSGAQGTN; translated from the coding sequence ATGCGTATCCATTTCCTGGCGTTCTCCCTGGCGGTCCTTTTGCCGGCGTCGTTCGCTGCGGCCGAGGACCCGTTCCAGGAGGCCAGCGCCGTCGAGATCAATGGCGACCGGGTGGAATTCATGACCGAGCAGAACAAGGTCGTGGCCGAGGGCAACGTGTCCATCGTTAAGGGGGAGGTCACCCTGACCGCCGACCGGATCGAGTTCGACCGGGGCACCAACATCGCCACGGCCATCGGCAACGTGACGCTCCTGCGCGAAGGCGGCCGGATGACCGGCGACAAGATGAGATTTGATTACAACACTATGAAGGGCGACTTCGAGGACGCGAAGATCGTGTTCCCGCCGTTTTACGGCACAGGGCGCAAGATCTCTAAGGTCGGCGAGAACCACCTCCAGATGGAGAACGCGTCCCTGACGACCTGCGATCACGACAAGCCCCATTACCGCTTGTTATCTCGCAAGGTGGACGTCTATCCCGGGGACAAGGCCCAGGCACGCAACGTGCGCCTTCTTTTCGGCAAGACGCCGTTCCTGTTCATTCCCAAGTATACGCAGTCCCTCAAGGACGAAAAGCCGCGGTTCATGTTCACGCCCGGGTACGACAAGGACTGGGGCGCGTTTGTGCTCACGCAGTGGCGGTATTATCTGGCCGACGACGTCCGGGGGACGATCCATGTCGATTACCGCGAGCGCAAGGACCTGGCGACGGGCATCGACCTGGATTACAAGACCCAGAAATACGGAAGCGGCATCATCCGCACCTATTATATGAACGAGAGGGACCTGGTCGGCGCCAAGCATTTTTTTGAGGAGAGGACCCTCCCGACGGTCGAGAGGGAACGTTTCCGCGGCGAATGGCGCCACAAGTGGGACATCAATGAGAAGACAAACGCCATCTGGCAATATTACAAGCTGAGCGACAGCGAATTTTTGAAAGATTATTTTAAGCGCGAATATGAGGACGACGCCAACCCGCAGACCTATTTTCTCTTGACGCGTTCTCTCGAGGCCGGCACGCTGAGCTTCCGCACCGACGCCCGCGTCAACCGTTTCGAGTCCAAGGTCGAGCGGCTTCCGGAGGTGGGATACGACCTGGCCAATATCCGGGTGGGGTCGACCGGTTTTTATTTCTGGAACTCCAGCCTGTTTTCCAACCTGACCAAGAAAGACGCGAGCCCCAGCGAGATCCGCCAGGAGACGATGCGCATGCACACCGACCAGCGGCTTTCGTATCCGTTCAAACTCTCCATTTTCGAGATCACGCCTTTTGCGGGCGGGCGGGGGACGTATTACAGCAAGACGAAGGATCCGTCCCAGTATGATGTCCTGCGCGGGCAGTTCAACACCGGGGCGGACTTGAGCACCAAATTCTTCCGGATCTATGAAGCCCATACCAACCTCTGGGGGCTGGACATCAACCGCCTGCGCCATGTCTTCACTCCGTCGGCCGCTTATCTGTACGAGCATGACCCGACGATCCCCGCGTCCCAATTGGACCAATACGACGGGATCGACGCTTATACGCGGGGGCACACCATCGTGTTCGGGTTTGAGAACAAACTACAGACCAAGAGGGACAAAAAGAGCGTTGACCTAGCCCGCATCCTGGTGGAGACGGATTTCCGCCTCAAGGAGGACCCCGGCAAGGGCGGATTCAACGACATCCGGTCCAAGATCGACGTGACGCCCTACCAGTGGCTGTCGTTATACGCGGATTCGACTTACGATACGATTGAGGAACACCTGGAGACCGCCAATTTTGATCTCGCGCTCAGGGACCCGAAAGACAAATGGTACGCGATGATCGGCAAACGGTTCAACATCAATGTCGATGACCAGATCACCACGGAATTCGGATACAAGATCAACCCCAAGTGGAAACTCAAGATTTATGAGCGGGTCGACGTGAACCGGGGGACCTGGAAGGAACAGGAATACGCCATCCAGCGGGACCTGCATGACTGGACCATGGAGATCAATTTCAACGACACCCGCGGGCAGGGCTCCGAGATCTGGGTGGTGTTCACCCTGAAGGCCTTCCCGGACCTCGGATTCGATTTTGGGACGAACTTCAACCGCCGGAAGTCCGGCGCGCAGGGCACGAACTGA
- a CDS encoding ROK family protein, protein MKKYVIGIDVGGTNVKLGIAGPSARIIARSLLNTKSFISHKSRLIAAIMAGVRALAGQAGVSFRDIAGIGIGLPGLVDFDKGLVIFLPNIPGWRKVPLKRMIQNELGLPVFLENDVNLITLGEWQYGAGKGTRNMLCMTLGTGVGGGLILDGRLYRGEGFVAGEIGHMPLNETGPACNCGGYGCFERSVGNLALLKKAAVIFRNKNITLEEITRRAKAGERRSIAFWEDFAGHLGNGLVGVVNLLNPRRIVIGGGVANCPGFVFRIVKEILRERAMRVQASMVDVVRASLGNDAGILGAQVLVRSGGER, encoded by the coding sequence ATGAAAAAATATGTCATTGGCATCGATGTGGGCGGGACCAACGTAAAGCTGGGAATCGCCGGGCCTTCCGCAAGGATCATTGCCAGAAGTCTACTAAATACAAAGAGTTTCATCTCTCACAAAAGCCGCTTGATTGCCGCGATCATGGCTGGAGTGCGTGCCTTGGCCGGTCAGGCCGGGGTGTCCTTCAGGGACATCGCCGGGATCGGTATCGGCCTGCCAGGGCTGGTGGATTTTGACAAAGGGCTTGTCATTTTTCTTCCCAATATCCCCGGCTGGAGAAAAGTCCCGCTTAAACGGATGATTCAGAATGAACTCGGCCTGCCCGTGTTCCTTGAAAACGATGTCAATCTCATCACCCTGGGCGAGTGGCAGTACGGCGCCGGAAAAGGGACCAGGAACATGCTGTGCATGACTTTGGGGACCGGGGTGGGAGGCGGTTTGATTCTTGATGGCCGTCTTTACCGGGGAGAGGGGTTCGTGGCCGGAGAGATCGGGCATATGCCGCTCAATGAAACGGGACCGGCCTGCAATTGCGGCGGGTACGGCTGTTTTGAACGCTCGGTCGGTAATCTGGCGCTTTTGAAAAAGGCCGCCGTCATTTTTCGGAACAAAAATATCACGCTGGAAGAGATCACCCGCAGGGCGAAGGCCGGCGAACGCAGGTCCATAGCTTTTTGGGAGGATTTCGCGGGGCATTTGGGGAACGGGCTGGTGGGCGTGGTCAATCTTTTGAATCCGCGCCGTATCGTGATCGGCGGCGGTGTGGCGAATTGCCCGGGGTTTGTTTTTCGGATTGTGAAAGAGATCCTCCGGGAAAGGGCCATGCGCGTCCAGGCCTCCATGGTGGATGTGGTCCGGGCTTCCCTGGGCAACGACGCCGGGATTCTCGGCGCCCAGGTCCTGGTCAGGAGCGGGGGCGAACGATGA